The genome window GAACTGGAATGGTTACCCAAAAGAAATAATGCAAAAACATACTTTGAGACCAAAAACAATGGATTAATTTCCACTTGCGGCTATGTCGAAGATGGGTGTCAAGATGATTGTTTCAGAGGAATACATATAAAAAGTATTGAAGCTTTACGGGAAGCATTGGTTTTTTAAAAAAACTTAAAAATATTGAGTTTAAAAATCGCATAAACTAATAGGTTACAAATAGGTTATTTAACCTTGTTTTATATCTTTGTAATTCACAACATTATTACAAAGCCACAAAGACTGCAAAGATTTAATTCATATAACTTTTTGTTTAAATTAATTGTATGGTTGTTTAAATTTTTAATACTTCGAAACTATTTGTCTTTGTGTGCCTTTGCATTATTCTTTTTACTCCAAAAAAATAAAAAATGATTTATAACCTAAGAAAAATACAGCTTAATGCATTGTTTTTATTGATTTGTCTTGCTCCTTTTTTAATACAGGCACAGGAAATAAATTCGCCTAATAAGAATCTTGCATTAAAATTTGAATTAAAAGAAAATGGAGTTCCCTCCTACCAGCTTACATACAAAGGAAAATCAGTAATTAAGCCTAGTTCATTGGGATTAGAGATCATAGATGCTCCTTCGTTTATGGATGGTTTTTCTATTATAAATACGGAACAAAAATCGGTAGATGAATCCTGGAATCCAGTTATGGGAGAGGAAAAAATGATTCGTAATAACTACAACGAACTGCTGGTTACTTTGGCTCAGGCCAAAAATAACAACAGATACATCCGCATCCGTTTTAGATTATTTAATGATGGATTAGGGTTCCGATATGAATTTCCGAAACAGAATGACTTGAATTATTTTGTAATTAAAGAAGAACGTACCGAATTTCAATTGGCCGGTGATCATAAAATTTTCTGGATTCCAGGAGATTATGATACCAATGAATATGCCTACACTACTTCAAAAATTTCTGAAGTTCCTTTGTTGATGAAAAAAGCCACTATCGAAATCAATTCCCAGTGGACAATCAAAGAACTAGCGGTACAAACACCTTCAATGATGAAATCCACTGATGGTCTATATATAAACATTCACGAAGCGGCTCTAATCAATTATCCTGCAATGTATCTGGAACTTGATGCTGCGACTTATAAAATGCGCAGCCATTTAGCACCCGATGCTGTTGGTAATAAAGGTTATATGCAGACTGATGCACAATCACCTTGGAGAACTATTGTTGTAAGTGATAAAGCGACTGATATTTTGGCTTCAAAATTAATATTGAACCTCAACGAACCAACGAGCTACAAGGATGTTTCTTGGATAAAACCAGTAAAATACATCGGAATCTGGTGGGAATATTTTGTTGCTGGGAAAAGTACTTGGGCATTCGGAAAAGAAAATAATGTAAAATTAACCGATGATTTTTCGAAATTAACACCAAACGGAAAACACGGAGCTACAACCGAAAGAGCGAAAGAATACATTGATTTCGCTGCCAAAAACGGTTTTGATGCTATCCTTATCGAAGGCTGGAATATAGGCTGGGAAGACTGGATTGGAAATTGGAAAGAAGAAGTTTTTGATTATGTAACGCCTTACCCAGATTTTGATGTCAAAGCTGTACATGAATACGCTGCTGCAAAAGGTGTAAAGATTATCATGCACCATGAAACTTCAGGATCGGCAACCAACTACGAACGCCGATTGGATCGTGCTTTTCAATTCATGAACGACAATGGTTACGATGCTGTAAAAACAGGTTATGTGGGCAAAATTATTCCGCGCGGAGAACATCATGATGGGCAATGGATGGTAAATCATTATATCAATGTAGCCAAACGTGCCGCCGATTATAAAATCATGATTGACAGCCACGAAGCCGTTCGCCCAACAGGTTTAAACCGTACATTTCCGAACTGGGTTGCACAGGAATCTGCCCGTGGAACTGAGTTTGAATCTATGGGAGGATTAAATCCAGATCACACTACTATTTTGCCTTTTACAAGATTAATGGGGGGCCCTATGGATTTTACACCAGGGATTTTCCAAACCGACCTTTCTTATTATGGAACGGGAAGCAAACAGCGTGTCAATACCACTCTGGTAAAACAATTAGCTTATTATGTAACAATGTACAGTCCGTTACAGATGGCTGCAGATATTCCTGGGAATTATGAGCGTTTTCCAGATGCTTTTCAATTCATCAAAGATGTTGCTGTAGATTGGGACAACAGTTATGTACTGGAAGCCGAACCTGGAGATTATATCACGATTGCCCGTAAAGCAAAAGGGAAAAATGAATGGTTTGTTGGCGGAATTACCGATGAAAATGCTAGAACTGCTAACATTACTTTCGGCTATTTGCCTGCTGGAAAAAAATTCATTGCTACAGTGTATGCCGATGCAAAAGAGGCAAACTGGAATGAAAATCCTCAAAAATACACGGTAACTAAAGCAATTGTAAATTCTAAAACAGTATTGAAACAATTTTTAGCTCCGGGAGGAGGAGTTGCCATCAGCATCAAAGAAGCAAACGATGCCGATATGAAAGGATTGAAAAAATTATAAAAACATTTGTCCCGCTAAATTGTAATGACAAATTCCGATGAATAAATCCTTGCCACATACCCCCAAGTGCTGCAAGATTTGAGGATTCGGTTAGGATCGTTCATTGGGAATAAAAGAGGCTGTCCGAAAAGGACAGCTTTTTTTATGCTGCAAATTTCAGGAATCGATTTTGGGTTGGTTGATTAATGAAAAAATATTCTGTTACAGTATTTAAAAAGTGAATTTCGACTTTTATAGCTCTATTTAGAACTCTGAAGGAGATTTTTAGATGAGTTTTCGACGCATCATTGTTCTTTGCTATCATTTTTCTGAAATTATGCCCGATAGCCATCAATAGAAATTCCATTTCCACTTTTTCGATGCTTGTGAAAGTAAACCGGCTGAATTTATTGTTGTTTTTTAGCTGTCCGAATACTGCTTCAACTTCTATTGGGCGTTTGCTTCGGTGTTCGAGTCCTTTTTCGCTCATGAGCAGCTCTTTGGCCTGAGCCCTTAATTGGTTCAGGCGGTGGTTTACTTCTATTGTTCTGTTTCCTTTGGCTTTATGGCACAAACTTCTAAGTGGACATCCATCACATCTTTTTGCTTGATAATAAGATACTTGTGATTCGTATCCGTTGGCCGATGTCCGTTTTCCACTGCCAATGTTTTCCATTCTTTGTCCCATTGGACACACATAAAAATCCTGCTGTATATTGTAGAACAAATTCTGGACAAGAAACGGATTGTCCTTCATTTTTTTCTTCTGTTCTTTGTGAAAATAATTATACTTTACATAGTACTGTTATGTCTTTATTTTCAAGCATTTCGTAGTTTTCTTCGCTTCCATAACCAGCATCGGCTACAACTGTTTTGCTTTGTTTTTGATACATTTTTTCAAATTCCTCCAGATGGGATTTTAAAGTCGTAGTGTCGTTAGGTGTCTGATGAATGGTTACATTGGTAATGAATTGATTTTCAGTAGAAATCTGAGGATTGTATGCAGGTTTTAACTGTCCGTTTTTCATATGGTCTTCCTTCATTCTCATAAAGGTAGCGTCAGGATCTGTTTTGCTGTAGGAGTTTCTATTGCCTAAAATCACTAAATCTTTTTCGTATTTTTCAAGCTTTGGCAGGTGCTCTTCCTGAAGCTTTTCAAGCTCTTTGGTTATCTTCTTGTTGGGCTCTTTGAGTTTTTTATTGAGTTCTGATAATTTTTCTTTCAGCTCTTCCGAGTTTATTTTTTTTGGTAATTCTTCCTTGTTGACTTCTTGATTATCTGATAAAATACTGTTTTCGATATCGGATAAGATGCTGTTGATTTTTACTTCGAGTTTTTCTTTGTATTTCTCTATAGAACCCCGCCAGACAAAGGTGTATTTGTTGGATTTGGCTTCAATTTTTGTTCCATCGATGTATTGGATATCCAGACTGACATAGCCCATTTCCACAAGCATTTTGACTACTTCTGCAAATAAATCTTTGATGTTTTCTTTTAGAACCTTTCCTCTAAAATCGTTGATGGTTCTAAAATCAGGGGTTGAGTTGCCTGAAATAAACATAAAATGAATGTTCTCGGTGAGTGCTTTTGCTATTTTTCGGCAGGAATAAGTGTTGCTCAAATAGCTGTAAAACAAAACTTTAAGCATCATTCTGGGATGATAAGCCGAGGTCCCTCCTCCTTTATATTTTTTAAGTATATGGCTTATATCCAATGAATTGACGACCTTGTCCACTAAGCGGACAGGGTGGTTTTCTGAAATTTTATCAAAAATATTTATCGGAAAAAGTTCCGGTGTATTGATCGATTGCGATTTAAATATTACTTTAGCCATTGCTCGTTTTTTGTGCAACTCTAAGATACTATTTTAGATTAAAAACAGCAAAAAAAAGGCTGTCCTTACTTTTTGGACAGCCTCTTTG of Flavobacterium marginilacus contains these proteins:
- a CDS encoding glycoside hydrolase family 97 protein produces the protein MIYNLRKIQLNALFLLICLAPFLIQAQEINSPNKNLALKFELKENGVPSYQLTYKGKSVIKPSSLGLEIIDAPSFMDGFSIINTEQKSVDESWNPVMGEEKMIRNNYNELLVTLAQAKNNNRYIRIRFRLFNDGLGFRYEFPKQNDLNYFVIKEERTEFQLAGDHKIFWIPGDYDTNEYAYTTSKISEVPLLMKKATIEINSQWTIKELAVQTPSMMKSTDGLYINIHEAALINYPAMYLELDAATYKMRSHLAPDAVGNKGYMQTDAQSPWRTIVVSDKATDILASKLILNLNEPTSYKDVSWIKPVKYIGIWWEYFVAGKSTWAFGKENNVKLTDDFSKLTPNGKHGATTERAKEYIDFAAKNGFDAILIEGWNIGWEDWIGNWKEEVFDYVTPYPDFDVKAVHEYAAAKGVKIIMHHETSGSATNYERRLDRAFQFMNDNGYDAVKTGYVGKIIPRGEHHDGQWMVNHYINVAKRAADYKIMIDSHEAVRPTGLNRTFPNWVAQESARGTEFESMGGLNPDHTTILPFTRLMGGPMDFTPGIFQTDLSYYGTGSKQRVNTTLVKQLAYYVTMYSPLQMAADIPGNYERFPDAFQFIKDVAVDWDNSYVLEAEPGDYITIARKAKGKNEWFVGGITDENARTANITFGYLPAGKKFIATVYADAKEANWNENPQKYTVTKAIVNSKTVLKQFLAPGGGVAISIKEANDADMKGLKKL